The following proteins come from a genomic window of Miscanthus floridulus cultivar M001 chromosome 2, ASM1932011v1, whole genome shotgun sequence:
- the LOC136537738 gene encoding uncharacterized protein, with amino-acid sequence MEEEEEPHLPLDIIYKIPEYISDPVSLARVASSSKLWRSIIKETAFLDGLMTRHLDHGFTSSLLLGFFYQDSAEAPDHLWQHHRDKNRCLAPSFMPTSELLPFAGCKEGYNPTSPLSLGNFIQGINSSLNFYEPVASQDSFLVLCHHSKDAEGDPKPDVVCVCNPLTGKVFHLPGLPYKPPHHYALLVTDDINLDGRMAQSFRLVAIWNIGKKFIYVYYCSKSRAWWRPADFPDLMAGLFLASSSPAAASHGAIHWICGCWKSLAPSHVVTLHVDGEELLYLELPSEAKRNKTPLLANSVDGGLLLLLMKGLHMSVWKHKGTGTGNWVRSEMVNMTSSLPMRVRKMHASAKIRLEIFRGKSGVVVLWIEGEGLFTFSLGNRSMRKIDNEHVTKKYRFCPYEIDWLSCLAVTNLISDGSLSLDTEREKAQCKWRSLLANNIPKSR; translated from the coding sequence atggaggaagaagaggaaccaCATCTTCCACTAGACATCATCTACAAGATCCCAGAATACATATCCGATCCAGTCTCACTAGCGCGTGTTGCTTCATCCTCCAAGTTATGGCGCTCAATCATAAAAGAGACTGCCTTTCTTGATGGCCTCATGACACGGCACCTCGACCATGGTTTCACCTCGTCCCTCCTCCTTGGCTTCTTCTACCAGGACAGCGCCGAGGCTCCCGACCACTTGTGGCAGCATCACAGGGACAAAAATCGCTGTTTGGCTCCGAGCTTCATGCCCACATCTGAATTGTTACCATTTGCTGGCTGCAAAGAGGGTTACAATCCAACCAGTCCACTGTCCCTTGGCAACTTCATTCAGGGTATTAATTCAAGCCTCAATTTTTATGAGCCTGTTGCATCCCAAGACAGCTTCCTGGTCCTCTGCCATCACTCGAAAGACGCCGAAGGTGATCCCAAGCCAGATGTGGTATGCGTATGCAATCCTCTCACCGGTAAAGTGTTTCATCTTCCTGGCCTTCCATACAAGCCACCACACCACTATGCTTTGCTTGTCACTGATGATATCAACCTCGATGGGCGGATGGCCCAATCCTTCCGACTGGTCGCCATTTGGAACATAGGAAAAAAGTTTATCTATGTGTACTACTGTTCAAAGAGTAGAGCATGGTGGAGGCCTGCAGACTTCCCTGATCTAATGGCTGGCCTGTTCCTAGCGTCATCATccccagctgctgcttcccatGGTGCCATCCATTGGATCTGCGGGTGCTGGAAAAGCTTGGCGCCCAGTCATGTTGTGACGCTACATGTCGACGGGGAAGAGCTGTTATACCTGGAGCTCCCATCTGAAGCAAAGCGCAACAAGACACCGTTGCTGGCAAATTCTGTGGATGGGGGGCTTCTGTTGCTGCTCATGAAAGGTCTTCACATGTCGGTGTGGAAGCATAAAGGTACTGGTACTGGCAATTGGGTTCGTTCTGAGATGGTCAATATGACAAGTTCCTTGCCGATGCGGGTGCGTAAGATGCATGCCAGCGCAAAGATCAGATTAGAGATTTTCCGAGGGAAGAGTGGTGTGGTGGTGCTATGGATCGAGGGGGAAGGTCTCTTCACGTTCAGCCTTGGTAATCGGTCAATGAGGAAGATTGACAACGAGCATGTCACAAAGAAGTACCGGTTCTGCCCATATGAGATTGATTGGCTATCCTGTCTTGCAGTCACAAACCTCATCAGCGATGGCTCACTGTCGCTTGACACAGAAAGGGAAAAAGCTCAATGCAAATGGAGGTCTTTGTTGGCAAACAATATTCCGAAAAGCAGATGA
- the LOC136535999 gene encoding uncharacterized protein — MGWDYFGVLFPSLYTGTVVNSFLLLAESPSMPPKRANWSEDDTKLLLNLCLQEKDKFDFNQQGLTRTGWNNIYTNFPHYDKKQCNNKLGSLKKAYLTWKDELTATGLGRDPRTGDIEAEPEYWETQEDSMPEVRRGWQPRFLDQLEALFGDRNRNTGCFMSAGGICESTPPAALRPTDLGGPSSYHSSSKRDNMDNVVNNPEKKKTCNVGEYMAQLFERIAARRTSQDRKQTREQAEVDEAMQLLQEDGVPSTSDMFFLATMLFKDSVTRRVFKNLLKNPVRDMDISDEDSQNSSENSFNEMVTAAMARGYAYVYMLQVPLQGNHVISVPELIGRQWVDKLLSDAGAMDGTHVDLIVDQGVRDNHINRKGKTSQNVVAVYDFDMRFMYIGAGTVGSAHDMRGRYYLVDSGYALCPGYLTPYPNKRRLDLLLVILVPVIRLLY, encoded by the exons ATGGGGTGGGATTACTTTG GTGTGCTCTTTCCAAGTCTATATACTGGCACCGTCGTCAACAGCTTCCTGCTTCTCGCCGAAAGCCCCTCG ATGCCTCCGAAGCGAGCAAATTGGAGCGAGGATGACACCAAGCTGTTGCTGAACCTTTGTCTTCAAGAGAAGGACAAGTTTGACTTCAATCAACAGGGTCTCACCAGGACTGGCTGGAACAACATTTACACTAACTTCCCGCATTATGATAAGAAACAGTGCAACAACAAATTAGGATCCCTCAAAAAAGCCTACCTGACATGGAAAGATGAACTGACAGCCACTGGGCTCGGGAGGGACCCACGCACGGGCGACATTGAAGCTGAACCAGAGTACTGGGAAACTCAA GAAGATAGTATGCCCGAGGTACGACGTGGTTGGCAACCTCGCTTCCTAGACCAACTTGAGGCATTATTTGGGGACCGCAACCGGAACACGGGATGCTTCATGTCCGCTGGTGGTATTTGTGAGTCAACACCTCCTGCTGCTTTGCGTCCAACAGACTTAGGCGGGCCATCCAGCTACCATTCTAGTTCGAAGAGGGACAACATGGACAATGTTGTCAACAACCCAGAGAAGAAGAAGACTTGCAATGTGGGGGAGTACATGGCCCAGTTGTTTGAGAGAATTGCTGCAAGGAGAACATCACAGGATAGAAAGCAGACCCGTGAACAGGCCGAGGTGGACGAAGCTATGCAACTTTTACAAGAAGATGGTGTGCCATCCACTTCAGACATGTTCTTCTTGGCAACGATGTTGTTCAAGGACTCAGTGACCCGACGGGTGTTCAAGAATCTGCTGAAGAAC CCTGTCAGAGACATGGACATCAGCGACGAGGACAGTCAAAATTCAAGTGAAAACAGTTTCAACGAGATGGTTACTGCAGCTATGGCTAGAGGCTATGCATATGTGTACATGCTGCAGGTACCACTACAAGGTAACCATGTTATCTCTGTGCCTGAGCTTATCGGAAGACAGTGGGTAGATAAGCTGTTGTCAGATGCTG GCGCTATGGATGGCACTCACGTAGATCTGATAGTTGATCAAGGAGTCCGTGATAATCATATAAATAGGAAAGGGAAGACAAGCCAAAATGTGGTTGCGGTCTATGACTTCGACATGAGGTTCATGTATATCGGGGCGGGGACGGTGGGTTCAGCTCATGATATGCGG GGCCGCTATTATTTGGTGGACTCCGGTTACGCACTTTGCCCCGGATATTTGACGCCGTATCCAAATAAGAG GAGGCTGGATCTGTTGCTTGTAATCCTGGTACCTGTAATCCGTCTGTTGTATTGA